The Platichthys flesus chromosome 10, fPlaFle2.1, whole genome shotgun sequence genome includes a window with the following:
- the mgaa gene encoding MAX dimerization protein MGA a isoform X5 gives MAREKKKKGMVLHQEGEPTSATAPAGNHPSACLVVPKLGEASEGEMERSTHVTSEEADGIEANMYPSKEGVGTPAVKYPTSLNPHPDNLSPDIICKGIRVTLDNNSMWNEFFRCKTEMILTKQGSRMFPYCRFRISGLQPSKKYCLVMDIQPLDNSRYKWTGKSWQVAGKAEGQVKSKPFAHPESPSAGQHWMQNPVSFYKLKLTNNISEQEGNTILHPMHRYSPRLHVVQTDKAAKDIKLNAPCVVTFSFPQTEFMAVTAYQNSRFAQLKVDYNPFAKGLKEDGSSSLGLKLKLNSGKDLNKAGGTTTTEHRPVKESLKCLLANHKPRSSKAMDSKLPVSSDLQNSTTSGDRSAAQAPEESLCSSSQPSQKLFSELIREAHVSLQRCNLDQLDTNHSTCQRAELTNTKTTALESKREDVSKKDQTPSETLCVKNCETGLLSKRKFKQDRHNLNLHHCKDNASSDYSEVTKVVTVPVVSQKTSVDSNHKPTPSFPSEVNIKQHKRPAPLPLPALALFLKQHLTKSKKSKNSPGPTPPVLSSKSQTSAEDSTCVLPDHASNANVPLKDLTGNITKFNNHASGQAIADIHPPGKAVKAAFQSSSPSCLDAVGNVEPREPRADGHLASISVFENPGSNMAVPDDSPVQPNSDKQMCTHGTFSSSICSTLATSSASPVLSPPLDTMLIALNSPQTPPFTECSTLPSDSPTIKADSLLPDPECSPFGFKPLSAATSPEPLAPLPASLAFDLNSTTSETTLRAAPPEELSLNVYSTPTLLKWHTVLPTHEPYIDPSYTTFQSTSQPLSLGSISSPLLPSSTPTHTEPQTLETSTSMALDDPTLSFQQNEQLLPFPGELSPLALQLPLSPTFYSLDGDGLSPTPSIADLVHFFSNDDDLGMGVEFSNSEAVAATCPPPTIVEAIAHEPSQILQPCPAKKPCKSKKRSCQRKLADMDMDQKADNATYTSMKPNLEEVEEQLFISFTSKEALKLHIADSPEETATQPSHNQTTPEGHLPPPANTTENGDNLLTILLQSVNDDGTTCRSPAESLEKISSCEKILLTDLKMMKHKQVIHPVLQEVGLKMNLLDPSLAIDLQYLGVYLPISPGASQEPVTLELPPSQAFVSRTGKTTDITQIKGWREKFTASEAPPTPSSATPEAGPSSDPPKKNLSAFCSDMLDEYLENEGKLIDERAASFSQPVVGPVVYELPARSTSYVRTLDSVLKKHTASSPTSDLISGFIPPSKRSKPSLKETKTSSKERKHKGPKMIKLRPEPAAASVSTPEPSPAEPNLDPKQPPVPTSAAPPLSEPTTAVTEPHKSKKHQKRKLSFNRSELSTLSPRTPTSTRRRKLKPKSLCQTLSPPGTTAHLPHVSEDLAPLESDSELGAGADQGNEDSRPVMTRALFRQKDLEDGVVWEGRPRTSITIERAAIALTSLFTLMGFVRENPTAPVQLVRRRVPPCLNDFCRLGCICSSLSHCSRISHCGRPCCMFGCSCLKQKVVLLKNLDGSDSSPSPKGKRRRRRRRRMKMAYILKEADSVSQPAERVRILWRKDARDSDPDPTSVPDFASVLRSSESSDNSSCARVRGYIGKRKSWKQTDTKKIMKPKSVQLKDVKQRDLPLMEAKTSAPSPPAAAQPVSPVRPQSPPPEPAPKPSKRLIIIAECKWAIDTDRNYVLKRLCEAMAQDRLDQPFWLQKYFIRPTSQNVEESGRGCCTQYIVHITRPTEDGEKPAAPPKPLRLGNQRTDKPQLQEESHLRQVSGGAEHLEAWQWEITEEEKPPEDWQQELEEGEVQEAKPPEDWQQEITEEEKPPEDWQQEITEEEKPPEDWQQEITEEEKPPEDWQQEITEEEKPPEDWQQEITEEEKPPEDWQQEIREEEKPPEDWQQELEEGEVQEEKGSTLMDNWSKRSGGGTKRKEKKEMVSLALPFLTGISPAGFLSARRRQPGGADHLVQVNGKLYPLAKIQLGKMGALHPANRLAAYLTGRVGSSRKQLGSSSSSSQSSKPPQTQSSDPTPPTNLLASSNIIAADYTPPQTQPSITAATAPPSSTVLDQSAGAPEGARAGAVAVRLNQNPAAGAVSVSPVASGPGVKGLLPIGQRMVLQHVHTAADGRQYYRLPDGKLVQLLPISKPRAVTTAPLVPRGCAPPSFLPPATDLPVEIQPQTSLLSSPSPLSGLRSFSGPPCPTPLGPGTGFLSQKTKCTFKILPTNSKKEKIFISCPELPTRVVTTPSTSLQSSSHPPAPLLSPLSLKLSKGQGVELNSKTVKVSADSVIAGGLSAFQKPTTSQTSTISLTPPPASGSEVTPLPPSHPIAEPELASDLVDLDIICVDNEMGLITTETSEVVDLAGSSSGETENSSDFGDEDNQRKVHNLLERRRRVKMRQMFRVLRKEVGLTDDRTSKISTLNKAEQLIQELRWTEAHLTEKKRRLMKRRDRFLSTIAPTGNNIDNDIIFISSNVQLPTLPVPPTTAQSSTKPVPLPAPAPVPVQTPVPVPLPVAASVQTPVPVPVPLPVAASVQIPVPVQTPVPVPVPLPVAASVQTPVPVPVSVPVPVPVPAPVQMSQRILQVSQSRLASLAVSHIPVVQHRPKTIPNILSHSKRPVPSSSLLPTVEAPSLQVLVPADVLSRIGAALPGQQILTLNPMTALQTTATAPESRTFSEASNRLHLPQPPQGVSAGPVLPSDQILDQAPSSSSTLCPGLSVDCGAEFGSLGVGPKTRADGGTESPTSLNEIVSVNQRTVSTAGVSYEVDHAVGGAKEQGHTHSLGLDSDNSAAIETEQGSLQGHTEMTQTGPQTGPTDGNNTGNALAPPPLLQRKVGGAKVFDPASSDRATAGERREEGVTAWRPMPRLVPLGLRGNPPS, from the exons ATGGCTcgtgagaagaagaagaaaggcatGGTGCTCCATCAGGAAGGGGAACCCACCTCTGCAACAGCACCTGCAGGAAACCATCCCTCTGCATGCCTGGTTGTTCCCAAACTAGGGGAAGCAAGTGAAGGCGAGATGGAGCGAAGCACCCATGTGACCAGCGAAGAGGCAGACGGGATTGAAGCCAACATGTATCCATCGAAGGAAGGCGTCGGGACTCCTGCTGTGAAGTATCCCACCAGTTTAAATCCTCATCCAGACAACCTGTCACCTGACATCATCTGCAAAGGAATCAGAGTGACGCTGGACAACAACAGCATGTGGAATGAGTTCTTCAGATGTAAAACAGAGATGATTCTGACTAAACAAGGCAGCCGGATGTTCCCTTACTGCCGCTTTCGCATCTCCGGCTTGCAGCCATCTAAGAAGTACTGTCTAGTCATGGACATTCAACCTTTAGACAACAGTCGTTACAAGTGGACTGGCAAGAGCTGGCAGGTCGCAGGGAAAGCAGAAGGTCAAGTAAAGAGTAAACCATTCGCTCATCCAGAGTCCCCATCAGCAGGTCAACACTGGATGCAGAATCCAGTGTCCTTCtacaaactgaagctcaccAACAACATCTCAGAGCAAGAGGGGAACACCATCCTGCACCCCATGCACCGCTACTCTCCACGACTGCATGTAGTCCAAACTGACAAAGCGGCGAAAGACATAAAGCTAAATGCTCCTTGTGTTGTCACATTCAGTTTCCCTCAGACTGAGTTCATGGCAGTCACCGCTTACCAGAACTCACGTTTTGCTCAGCTCAAAGTCGACTATAACCCGTTTGCCAAAGGACTGAAGGAGGATGGCTCCAGTTCGCTGGGCCtaaaactgaaactgaactCTGGCAAAGACTTGAATAAAGCTGGAGGCACAACAACCACTGAACATCGTCCTGTGAAAGAGAGCTTGAAATGTTTGCTTGCAAACCATAAACCAAGAAGCTCAAAAGCAATGGATTCAAAACTTCCGGTGTCAAGTGACCTACAGAATTCAACCACCAGTGGAGATCGGTCGGCTGCCCAGGCTCCAGAGGAAAGTTTGTG CAGCAGTTCACAACCATCTCAGAAGTTATTTTCTGAACTTATTCGGGAGGCTCACGTTTCATTGCAACGATGTAACCTGGATCAGCTGGACACAAATCACAGCACCTGTCAGCGAGCGGAGCTAACAAACACTAAAACCACAGCTTTGGAAAGTAAAAGAGAAGATGTCTCCAAGAAAGACCAAACACCCAGCGAAACATTGTGTGTAAAGAACTGTGAAACTGGGTTACTGTCAAAGAGGAAATTCAAACAGGACAGGCACAATCTGAATTTACACCACTGCAAGGACAATGCTAGCTCGGATTATTCTGAGGTCACGAAGGTCGTTACTGTTCCAGTGGTGTCCCAGAAAACCTCTGTTGATTCAAACCACAAACCTACACCTTCATTTCCATCAGAGGTGAATATAAAGCAGCATAAACGACCGGCACCTCTACCTCTACCAGCCCTTGCTCTTTTTTTGAAGCAGCATTTGACAAAGTCTAAAAAGTCCAAGAATAGTCCAGGTCCTACTCCCCCAGTACTTTCATCCAAGTCACAGACTTCTGCTGAGGACTCTACATGTGTCCTCCCTGATCATGCCAGCAATGCTAATGTTCCCTTGAAAGATCTCACAGGCAATATAACTAAATTTAACAACCACGCCTCAGGACAAGCCATTGCAGACATTCATCCACCTGGAAAAGCAGTTAAAGCAGCTTTTCAGTCTTCTAGTCCCTCGTGTTTAGATGCTGTAGGCAATGTAGAGCCAAGGGAACCAAGGGCTGATGGTCACTTGGCCTCTATTTCAGTATTCGAAAACCCAGGCTCCAACATGGCCGTACCAGATGACAGTCCAGTGCAACCAAACTCAGATAAGCAAATGTGTACCCATGGAACATTTTCATCCTCCATTTGTTCAACTCTTGCTACATCTTCTGCATCTCCTGTGTTGTCACCGCCCCTTGACACAATGTTAATTGCCCTGAACTCACCACAAACACCACCATTCACAGAGTGTTCCACACTACCCTCGGACTCCCCCACCATAAAGGCTGATTCTTTGCTCCCTGACCCTGAATGTTCTCCTTTTGGCTTCAAGCCTTTGTCAGCTGCTACTTCTCCAGAGCCTTTAGCTCCCCTGCCTGCCTCGTTAGCGTTTGACCTGAACTCCACTACCTCTGAAACGACTCTGAGAGCAGCACCCCCTGAAGAGTTATCACTAAATGTATACTCTACTCCAACTTTATTAAAATGGCATACAGTGTTACCTACACATGAGCCGTACATAGACCCTTCATACACAACATTTCAGTCCACATCACAGCCACTTTCTTTAGGATCTATCTCATCACCTTTGTTGCCTTCTTCGACTCCCACCCACACAGAACCACAAACTCTTGAAACCTCCACATCTATGGCTCTGGATGATCCTACTTTATCATTTCAACAGAACGAACAGTTGCTGCCTTTCCCAGGAGAACTGTCCCCCCTTGCACTGCAGTTGCCACTGTCTCCAACTTTTTATTCTTTAGATGGAGATGGATTATCACCTACGCCTTCAATCGCAGACCTTGTGCATTTTTTCTCCAACGATGATGACCTTGGGATGGGGGTGGAGTTTTCAAATTCTGAGGCAGTGGCAGCTACCTGCCCACCTCCTACAATAGTAGAGGCAATTGCACATGAACCTTCTCAGATACTCCAACCTTGCCCAGCCAAGAAACCCTGCAAGAGCAAGAAGAGGTCCTGCCAACGAAAGCTTGCCGACATGGATATGGACCAGAAGGCTGATAATGCCACCTACACTAGCATGAAGCCGAacctggaggaagtggaggagcaGTTATTTATCTCATTCACATCCAAG GAGGCCCTCAAACTTCACATTGCAGACTCCCCTGAGGAAACGGCCACGCAACCTTCACACAACCAGACGACACCTGAAGGTCACCTGCCACCACCGGCCAACACAACTGAGAATGGTGACAACCTGCTAACCATATTATTACAGTCAG TGAATGATGACGGGACGACGTGTCGGAGTCCAGCAGAGAGTCTGGAGAAGATCAGTAGCTGTGAGAAGATTCTCCTGACGGACCTGAAgatgatgaaacacaaacaggtcatTCACCCTGTGCTGCAGGAAG TGGGTCTGAAGATGAACCTTCTGGATCCCAGTCTGGCCATAGACCTGCAGTACCTGGGAGTCTATCTGCCCATCTCCCCTGGAGCGTCTCAGGAGCCTGTGACCCTGGAACTGCCTCCATCTCAGG CGTTTGTGTCCAGAACAGGAAAAACCACCGACATCACTCAGATTAAAGGCTGGAGAGAGAAATTCACTGCGTCGGAGGCTCCGCCCACTCCTTCATCAGCCACACCTGAAG CTGGTCCCAGTTCAGATCCGCCCAAGAAGAACCTGTCGGCGTTCTGCAGCGACATGTTGGACGAGTATCTGGAGAATGAGGGGAAGCTGATTGACGAGCGAGCTGCGAGCTTCTCTCAGCCTGTGGTGGGGCCGGTGGTGTACGAGCTCCCCGCCAGGAGCACCAGCTACGTCCGAACCCTGGATAGCGTACTGAAAAAACATACTGCCAGCTCCCCCACCTCAGACCTCATATCTGGATTCATCCCCCCCTCCAAGAGATCAAAACCCTCCCTCAAAGAGACCAAGACTTCCAGcaaggagaggaaacacaaaggtCCTAAAATGATCAAACTCAGACCTGAACCGGCGGCTGCCTCAGTTTCAACACCTGAACCAAGTCCAGCTGAACCAAACCTGGACCCTAAACAGCCTCCAGTCCCGACCTCAGCAGCCCCCCCGCTATCAGAGCCCACGACAGCAGTCACTGAACCTCACAAATCCAAGAAGCACCAGAAACGAAAGCTCAGTTTCAACCGCTCAGAACTGTCGACTCTGTCCCCTCGCACCCCCACCTCCACTAGGAGAAGGAAACTCAAGCCCAAGTCCTTGTGCCAGACTCTCAGCCCCCCCGGGACCACGGCCCACCTGCCGCATGTCTCAGAGGACCTGGCTCCTCTAGAGTCGGACTCTGAGCTGGGGGCTGGTGCCGATCAGGGCAATGAGGACAGCAGACCTGTGATGACCCGAGCTCTGTTTAGACAGAAGGACCTGGAGGACGGAGTGGTGTGGGAGGGCCGACCCAGGACCAGCATCACCATTGAGCGGGCCGCCATTGCCCTGACATCACTGTTCACACTAATG GGTTTCGTCAGGGAGAATCCCACCGCTCCCGTCCAGCTGGTCCGCAGACGAGTGCCACCCTGCCTGAATGACTTCTGCAGGCTGGGCTGTATCTGCTCCAGTctgtcccactgctccaggatCAGTCACTGCGGCCGGCCTTGCTGCATGTTCGGCTGCAGCTGCCTCAAACAGAAGGTCGTCCTCCTCAAGAACCTTGATGGCTCTGACTCAAGCCCCTCCCccaaagggaagaggaggaggaggaggaggaggaggatgaagatggcTTACA TTCTAAAGGAGGCGGACAGCGTTTCCCAGCCTGCTGAGCGGGTCAGGATTCTGTGGAGGAAGGATGCTAGAGACTCAGATCCAGATCCGACATCCGTCCCAGACTTCGCATCTGTGCTCCGCAGCTCT gagaGCAGTGATAACAGCAGCTGTGCCAGGGTCAGAGGTTACataggaaagaggaagagctggaaaCAAACG GACACCAAGAAAATCATGAAGCCAAAATCTGTTCAACTGAAAGatgtgaaacagagagacctGCCCCTGATGGAAGCAAAGACCAGTGCCCCCAGTCCTCCTGCTG CAGCTCAGCCAGTTTCCCCCGTGCGGcctcagagcccccccccagaGCCGGCCCCAAAACCCTCCAAGCGTCTGATCATCATTGCCGAGTGTAAGTGGGCGATCGACACCGACCGCAACTACGTGTTGAAGAGGCTGTGTGAGGCAATGGCCCAGGACCGACTGGACCAACCTTTCTGGCTCCAGAAGTATTTCATACGTCCCACCAGTCAGAATGTGGAGGAGAGCGGCAGAGGCTGCTGCACGCAGTACATAGTCCACATCACAAGACCCACTGAAGATGGTgagaaaccagcagctccaccaaaaccacTTCGCCTGGGAAACCAGAGGACGGACAAACCACAACTACAGGAAGAG AGCCACCTGAGACAGGTGAGCGGGGGGGCAGAGCATTTGGAGGCTTGGCAGTGGGAGatcacggaggaggagaagcctcCGGAGGACTGGCAGCAGGAGCTAGAGGAAGGTGAAGTCCAGGAGGCGAAGCCTCCGGAGGACTGGCAGCAGGAGatcacggaggaggagaagcctcCGGAGGACTGGCAGCAGGAGatcacggaggaggagaagcctcCGGAGGACTGGCAGCAGGAGatcacggaggaggagaagcctcCGGAGGACTGGCAGCAGGAGatcacggaggaggagaagcctcCGGAGGACTGGCAGCAGGagatcacagaggaggagaagcctcCGGAGGACTGGCAGCAGGAgatcagggaggaggagaagcctcCAGAGGACTGGCAGCAGGAGCTAGAGGAAGGTGAAGTCCAGGAGGAGAAAGGCTCAACACTGATGGACAATTGGAGCaagaggagtggggggggaaCGAAACgaaaggaaaagaaggagatgGTCAGTTTGGCTCTGCCATTTCTAACAGGAATCTCCCCAGCTGGATTCCTCTCAGCCAGAAGAAGACAACCGGGAGGAGCCGACCACCTGGTCCAG GTCAACGGGAAACTCTATCCTCTGGCTAAGATCCAGTTAGGAAAGATGGGGGCGCTCCATCCGGCCAACCGCCTGGCGGCCTACCTGACCGGCCGGGTGGGGTCCAGCAGGAAGCAACTAGGTTCTTCTTCGTCGTCCTCCCAATCCTCTAAACCTCCTCAGACACAGAGTTCTGACCCGACCCCCCCAACTAACCTCTTGGCTTCCTCAAACATCATTGCTGCAGACTACACCCCACCCCAAACACAGCCGTCAATCACAGCAGCTACCGCCCCCCCCTCTTCCACAG TTCTCGACCAATCAGCGGGAGCACCTGAGGGGGCGAGGGCCGGGGCCGTTGCTGTGAGGTTGAACCAGAATCCTGCGGCTGGGGCAGTCTCTGTGTCACCTGTCgcttctggtcctggagtgaaGGGCCTCCTGCCCATCGGTCAGAGGATGGTCCTGCAACATGTTCACACAGCGGCAGATGGTAGGCAGTACTACCGCCTTCCAGATGGTAAGCTGGTCCAGCTTCTTCCCATCAGCAAGCCCAGAGCAGTCACCACAGCTCCACTGGTTCCCAGAG GTTGTGCTCCCCCCTCATTCCTCCCCCCTGCGACAGATCTCCCTGTTGAAATCCAACCACAGacctcactcctctcctccccctcccccctgtctGGCCTCCGGTCTTTCTCTGGGCCCCCCTGTCCCACCCCCCTTGGCCCGGGCACTGGTTTCCTGTCTCAGAAGACAAAGTGCACCTTTAAAATCCTTCCTACCAACTCCAAGAAGGAAAAGATCTTTATCAGCTGTCCTGAACTCCCCACCCGGGTGGTGACGACTCCCAGCACCTCTCTCCAGAGCTcctcccacccccccgcccccctgttgagccctctctccctcaaacTCTCCAAAGGTCAGGGGGTAGAGCTCAACAGCAAAACCGTGAAGGTGTCAGCGGACTCTGTGATTGCTGGTGGGCTGTCAGCCTTTCAGAAACCCACTACATCCCAGACCTCTACCATCTCCCTGACCCCGCCCCCTGcttcagggtcagaggtcacacctTTACCCCCATCGCACCCCATTGCTGAGCCTGAGCTGGCCTCTGACCTGGTGGACCTGGACATAATCTGCGTGGACAACGAGATGGGGCTCATTACCACAGAGACATCGGAGGTGGTGGACCTGGCAGGGTCTTCAAGTGGAGAGACGGAAAACTCGTCAGACTTTGGAGACGAAGATAACCAG cgaAAAGTTCACAATTTGCTGGAGAGGAGGCGTCGAGTGAAGATGCGTCAGATGTTTCGAGTTCTGAGGAAGGAGGTTGGACTGACCGACGACAGAACTTCAAAGATCTCCACGCTGAACAAG gcGGAGCAACTGATCCAGGAGCTGAGGTGGACGGAAGCACAtctgacagagaagaagaggaggctgatgaagaggagggaccGCTTCCTCTCAACCATCGCTCCAACAG GAAACAACATCGATAATGACATCATATTCATATCATCAAACGTACAGCTGCCGACTCTCCCAGTTCCTCCTACCACTGCCCAGTCCTCTACCAAACCTGTCCCCCTTCCTGCACCTGCACCTGTCCCTGTCCAGACACCTGTCCCTGTCCCCCTTCCTGTTGCTGCATCTGTCCAGAcacctgtccctgtccctgtccccctTCCTGTTGCTGCATCTGTCCAGATCCCTGTCCCTGTCCAGAcacctgtccctgtccctgtccccctTCCTGTTGCTGCATCTGTCCAGAcacctgtccctgtccctgtatCTGTCCCTgttcctgtccctgtccctgcaCCTGTCCAGATGTCTCAGAGGATCCTGCAGGTGTCCCAGTCCCGCCTTGCTTCTCTTGCTGTATCCCATATCCCTGTGGTTCAACACCGGCCAAAGACGATACCAAACATCTTGTCTCACAGTAAAAGACCAGTTCCTTCATCATCTCTGCTCCCGACGGTTGAGG CTCCGTCTCTTCAGGTTCTGGTACCGGCTGACGTTCTGTCTCGGATCGGTGCCGCGCTGCCAGGACAACAGATCCTGACCCTGAATCCGATGACGGCTCTGCAGACGACAGCTACAGCACCAG AATCCAGAACCTTCTCAGAGGCTTCAAACCGGCTGCACCTGCCTCAACCCCCTCAGGGGGTTTCTGCTGGACCAGTTCTCCCCTCAGACCAGATCCTAGACCAggccccatcctcctcctccaccctgtgtCCAGGACTGAGTGTTGATTGTGGGGCAGAGTTCGGTTCTCTGGGTGTGGGGCCAAAGACCAGAGCCGACGGTGGCACTGAGAGTCCGACGTCCCTCAATGAGATCGTCTCCGTCAACCAGCGGACTGTCTCCACAGCCGGGGTCTCGTATGAGGTGGACCACGCAGTGGGTGGAGCCAAGGAGCAGGGCCACACCCATAGCTTGGGGTTGGACAGTGACAACAGTGCTGCCATTGAGACAGAGCAAGGAAGTCTTCAGGGCCACACGGAGATGACGCAGACCGGACCTCAAACTGGACCAACCGATGGGAACAACACAGGTAATGccctggccccgccccctctgctgcagaggaaggtgGGAGGGGCTAAGGTGTTTGACCCTGCCAGCAGTGACAGAGCAACAGCGGGAGagcggagggaggagggagtgaCGGCCTGGAGGCCGATGCCGCGGCTGGTTCCTCTCGGGCTGAGAGGAAACCCGCCCAGCTGA